One genomic region from Lentisphaera araneosa HTCC2155 encodes:
- a CDS encoding glycoside hydrolase family 88/105 protein, giving the protein MKKLIVLLCAVLVTSNYAQEAKALPLKAAIKMAETVIAETALEKGQKPTRYNYWMYQNYMIAEGIKSMGDTLGRPEFSEYKEKQLMYYCDSFNKIKDKRTKQHYLKPNSLWHSGMVASFVEAQATSDHPEITRGISYFQGMLNKAPKIADGTLTRYKPRWKSKGVQIDDLYMLAPYWVRKSKQSGNPEYLEKAIEETLSYYKYLWNSQTKLMHCLWLEKKPEAKIHHWGRGNGWFVMAITDLLHFVPENHPKRAELLKIYNNVMLGLMARQNKDGLWHQVLDRPESYTETSCSGMFTYSLLLGSNKGWLPASARTAGIKGWNGLQTKLTDKNQLKDVCVGTDMSEDVQYFFKRPRVTHDQHGTGPYLLAASELMKLKKK; this is encoded by the coding sequence ATGAAAAAACTTATCGTACTACTGTGTGCAGTCTTAGTGACCAGTAATTATGCTCAAGAAGCTAAAGCGCTACCACTGAAAGCCGCTATTAAAATGGCTGAGACTGTGATCGCTGAAACGGCTTTAGAAAAGGGTCAAAAGCCGACGCGTTATAATTACTGGATGTACCAGAACTACATGATTGCCGAAGGCATCAAATCCATGGGCGACACTTTGGGCCGCCCAGAGTTCAGTGAATATAAAGAGAAACAACTCATGTATTACTGCGATTCATTCAATAAAATTAAGGATAAACGTACAAAACAACATTATCTCAAACCAAATTCTCTATGGCATAGTGGTATGGTTGCTAGTTTCGTTGAAGCACAAGCAACAAGCGATCACCCTGAAATCACCCGTGGAATATCTTACTTCCAAGGCATGCTGAATAAAGCGCCTAAAATTGCAGATGGAACACTCACTCGCTATAAACCTCGATGGAAGTCAAAGGGTGTGCAAATTGACGATTTATATATGCTTGCCCCCTATTGGGTACGTAAATCCAAGCAAAGTGGCAATCCAGAATACCTTGAGAAAGCCATAGAAGAAACTCTCAGTTATTATAAATATTTGTGGAATTCGCAAACAAAATTAATGCATTGTCTATGGCTGGAAAAGAAGCCAGAAGCCAAAATTCATCATTGGGGGCGTGGCAATGGCTGGTTTGTTATGGCTATTACTGACTTGCTGCACTTTGTCCCTGAAAATCATCCAAAAAGAGCCGAGCTCCTAAAGATCTACAACAATGTTATGCTTGGCCTTATGGCTCGTCAAAATAAAGACGGCTTATGGCACCAGGTTTTAGATCGCCCAGAAAGTTATACCGAGACATCCTGTTCCGGCATGTTTACTTACAGCCTTTTACTCGGCTCTAATAAGGGTTGGTTGCCGGCATCTGCTCGCACTGCTGGCATAAAAGGTTGGAATGGACTGCAAACAAAGTTAACGGATAAAAATCAACTCAAAGACGTCTGTGTCGGAACCGATATGTCCGAAGATGTGCAATACTTCTTTAAGCGTCCCCGGGTTACCCACGATCAACACGGTACAGGACCCTATCTACTTGCCGCATCAGAACTTATGAAGCTTAAGAAAAAATAA
- a CDS encoding sulfatase family protein, whose product MKKLIILLFAVLVTSTYAQETQALAETAVAKTALKKQPNILFAIADDMSHASAYGHKWVSTPHFDKLAREGILFKNAFTTNPKCGPSRAATLGGRHFWQMKAGSCHWNVWPNELKIYTDLLAEAGYHVGLTGKGWGPGDYKKRGGRVHNPAGKAYNTQKKKFQVGISDNNYSGNFKEFLKKRKSGQPFCFWYGAKEPHRGYLTGSGIRSGLDPKTVKVPSYYPDHADVRSDFLDYALEVNWFDKHLGEIVEYLREIGELDNTLIIATSDNGAPFPRIKGQIYDEDFRLPMAARWGAVHKGGAVVEDFVNNIDIGPTFLEAAGVEIPEEMSGRSFVDIFKANTSGFVDPKRDFVCVGRENHDLGREGDLGYPVRAIRTRDYLYVHNFAPDRWPAGNPETGFTNCDSSPTKSLILKLHKEGNSQYFEANFGKRPQEQLFKLSVDPECMKNLAQNPEYSKIKKELWEQLKTTLIETKDPRILGKGKVFDDYEYIGSDKAKHSWKAYIEGWWKRQRY is encoded by the coding sequence ATGAAAAAGCTTATCATACTACTTTTTGCAGTCTTAGTGACCAGCACTTATGCTCAAGAAACTCAAGCCTTGGCTGAGACGGCAGTCGCGAAAACGGCTCTTAAAAAGCAACCGAATATATTGTTTGCTATTGCCGATGATATGTCGCATGCCAGCGCCTATGGACACAAATGGGTAAGCACACCCCATTTCGATAAACTCGCTCGCGAAGGGATACTGTTTAAGAACGCATTTACCACTAATCCGAAGTGTGGACCATCGCGTGCTGCAACCTTGGGCGGACGCCATTTCTGGCAGATGAAAGCCGGATCGTGTCATTGGAATGTGTGGCCGAATGAATTAAAAATTTATACCGACCTCTTGGCAGAAGCGGGTTACCACGTTGGCTTGACCGGTAAGGGCTGGGGACCTGGAGACTACAAGAAACGCGGTGGGCGTGTTCATAACCCTGCGGGAAAGGCCTACAATACGCAGAAGAAAAAATTCCAGGTGGGCATAAGCGACAATAACTATTCAGGCAATTTTAAGGAGTTTCTCAAAAAGCGAAAATCAGGGCAGCCGTTCTGCTTCTGGTATGGAGCAAAAGAACCTCATCGTGGGTATCTAACTGGTTCGGGAATTAGAAGCGGTCTTGATCCTAAAACAGTGAAAGTACCAAGTTACTACCCAGACCATGCTGATGTGCGCAGCGACTTTCTGGATTATGCTTTGGAGGTGAACTGGTTTGATAAACACCTCGGCGAGATTGTTGAATACCTGCGCGAGATTGGGGAGCTGGACAATACTCTGATTATTGCAACTAGTGATAACGGAGCACCCTTTCCACGGATCAAGGGACAGATATACGATGAAGACTTTCGTTTGCCAATGGCTGCACGTTGGGGGGCTGTCCACAAAGGTGGAGCAGTTGTGGAGGACTTTGTGAACAATATCGATATTGGTCCAACCTTTCTTGAAGCCGCAGGCGTAGAAATTCCGGAGGAGATGTCTGGCCGAAGCTTTGTTGATATTTTCAAAGCAAATACAAGCGGTTTTGTTGATCCGAAACGCGACTTTGTTTGTGTGGGACGCGAGAATCATGATTTAGGCCGGGAAGGGGATCTGGGCTATCCCGTGCGCGCCATACGGACTCGAGACTACCTGTATGTACATAACTTTGCTCCGGATCGGTGGCCGGCGGGCAACCCTGAAACAGGTTTTACAAACTGTGATAGCTCGCCGACGAAAAGTCTGATCCTCAAGTTGCATAAAGAGGGTAACAGTCAGTACTTTGAGGCAAATTTTGGAAAGCGGCCTCAAGAGCAGTTGTTCAAGTTGTCAGTAGATCCAGAGTGCATGAAAAATCTAGCTCAGAACCCGGAGTATTCTAAGATAAAAAAAGAACTCTGGGAGCAGCTGAAGACGACATTGATAGAGACCAAAGACCCTCGCATCCTAGGCAAGGGCAAGGTGTTTGATGATTATGAATATATCGGCAGTGACAAAGCTAAGCACTCATGGAAAGCCTATATAGAGGGCTGGTGGAAACGACAAAGGTATTAA
- a CDS encoding arylsulfatase, producing the protein MSYDVASRPNIIVILADDMGYSDLGCYGGEIQTPNIDALAREGVRFTGFKNTARCTPSRASLLTGRYSHSVGVGAMQQDQHLPGYRGQLSADAPTIAEILKPHGYATGVVGKWHQAVTGKSKQKPLFPLDRGFDFFYGTWWGAKDYFSPKFMMKNSEHIPDSTTYPADFYLTHALSDSAIEFVDAQVGQQNPFFLYLAHYAPHAPIQAPADRIQKCIDRYKAGFVKLQQERFERQQELGVAPDNAATIDQSSKWNTLSEADKNEWVTTMATYGAMIEIMDEGIGQLIDVLKKNGQYDNTLILVLSDNGSTPNHKGTRNLANLCATLSNTPFSGVKAHALEGGISSPLIVSWPDKLKEYAGQIRNGRCHIIDILPTCLDAAGAKFPDAFKGIKPVQADGINLMAAVKGAELESRPFFWEHLQSRAVYRDAWKLVADKTLWKLYDLSKDPAEQCDLSSKHPERASALKALWTEWAEEYDVIPWPSARKKLPAKSQ; encoded by the coding sequence ATGAGCTACGACGTGGCAAGCAGGCCGAATATCATCGTCATCTTAGCCGACGATATGGGCTATTCGGATCTGGGCTGTTACGGCGGCGAAATTCAAACCCCGAATATTGATGCCTTGGCGCGTGAAGGAGTCCGGTTTACCGGCTTCAAGAACACCGCCCGTTGTACGCCGTCACGCGCATCTCTGCTGACCGGTCGCTACTCGCATTCAGTCGGGGTGGGCGCTATGCAGCAAGACCAGCATTTACCCGGTTATCGCGGGCAACTTTCGGCCGATGCTCCGACCATCGCCGAAATCCTGAAACCGCACGGCTACGCAACCGGAGTTGTCGGGAAATGGCACCAAGCCGTCACCGGCAAATCGAAACAGAAACCGTTGTTCCCGCTCGACCGCGGCTTCGACTTTTTTTACGGCACTTGGTGGGGTGCGAAGGACTATTTCAGCCCCAAGTTCATGATGAAAAACAGTGAACATATACCGGACAGCACTACATATCCCGCGGACTTTTATCTGACCCATGCGCTCTCCGATTCCGCGATTGAGTTTGTGGATGCGCAGGTCGGTCAGCAGAATCCATTCTTTCTGTACCTCGCGCACTACGCGCCACACGCCCCGATTCAGGCACCGGCGGATCGGATCCAAAAGTGTATCGACCGCTATAAAGCTGGATTTGTTAAACTTCAGCAAGAGCGCTTTGAACGTCAGCAGGAATTGGGAGTGGCGCCCGATAATGCAGCAACCATTGACCAGTCCAGTAAATGGAACACGCTCAGTGAGGCAGATAAAAATGAGTGGGTAACCACGATGGCAACCTATGGCGCCATGATTGAGATAATGGATGAGGGGATCGGGCAACTGATTGATGTTTTGAAGAAGAATGGTCAATATGACAATACCCTGATACTCGTGCTCAGTGATAACGGTTCAACACCCAATCATAAGGGGACGAGGAATTTGGCTAATCTTTGTGCCACACTCAGCAACACGCCATTCAGCGGAGTCAAAGCCCATGCCCTTGAGGGAGGTATCTCTTCACCACTGATCGTCAGTTGGCCGGATAAGCTGAAAGAATATGCCGGTCAAATTCGGAATGGACGCTGTCATATTATCGATATTTTACCGACCTGTCTGGATGCAGCTGGGGCCAAATTCCCCGATGCATTTAAAGGAATTAAGCCGGTGCAAGCGGATGGAATAAACTTGATGGCTGCGGTAAAAGGGGCTGAATTAGAAAGTCGCCCCTTTTTTTGGGAACATCTACAAAGCCGTGCTGTTTACCGTGATGCTTGGAAATTGGTTGCAGATAAGACGCTGTGGAAACTGTATGATCTGAGCAAGGACCCTGCCGAGCAATGCGATTTATCCAGTAAGCATCCTGAACGGGCTTCCGCACTCAAAGCGCTCTGGACCGAATGGGCAGAAGAGTATGATGTGATTCCTTGGCCTTCAGCCAGGAAGAAATTGCCTGCTAAATCACAGTAA
- a CDS encoding arylsulfatase yields the protein MKNTKQANPPRQNGLFRGGLKALYRTLTVVAVLFSASAASAEETHSPNILWIIAEDMSPDLACYGNKVVTTPNIDSLAAKGMRFSNVFTTAPACSPSRTALATGVYQTTLDAHHMRYSSELRSNLPKAVKVLPELMRENGYYTGNIKGICGTGTGKDDWQFNVPGKSWDTHSWKELSKRQPFFAQINSSQSHRGFSSTKNIAKEKIKIPPYYPDHPVSRHDWAGYYNEINKFDRQVGDILKRLETEDLAKNTIVCVFADHGRPMIRGKNWLYDSGTQIPLVIYFPEGMKKPKAYQAGKTNTELLSAIDLVAETVLMAGGKIPAWMQGRSFLRKNSKPRNYIHTAVDRIGNVDTCSRAIRSDRFKYIRNFKTPGSINECTTAYRRASHSIYHLLNIMEDKNLLTPAQAQLLKPLADEELYDLVNDPYETVNLIGNKDLESIHNKLKEQMAEWIEFSKDKGLEKESAAIVEHFREYGKTTMKSRAKSIQKRRLSVEKYFE from the coding sequence ATGAAAAATACAAAACAAGCTAACCCGCCCCGTCAAAATGGCCTTTTCAGAGGTGGCTTGAAGGCCCTGTATCGTACGTTAACGGTCGTAGCTGTGTTGTTTTCAGCAAGCGCCGCGTCTGCCGAGGAGACGCATTCTCCCAACATCCTCTGGATCATAGCCGAGGATATGTCTCCCGATCTGGCTTGCTATGGCAATAAGGTCGTGACAACGCCGAACATTGACTCCTTGGCGGCCAAAGGGATGAGGTTCAGCAATGTCTTTACCACTGCCCCTGCGTGTTCTCCGAGCAGGACGGCACTCGCAACAGGAGTCTATCAGACGACGCTCGACGCCCATCACATGCGCTACAGTTCCGAGCTCAGATCGAACCTCCCCAAAGCGGTCAAGGTATTGCCGGAGTTGATGCGCGAGAATGGATACTACACGGGGAACATCAAAGGTATTTGCGGTACGGGGACAGGGAAGGATGACTGGCAATTCAATGTACCGGGGAAGTCATGGGACACCCATTCATGGAAGGAGTTGAGCAAACGCCAGCCTTTCTTTGCTCAGATCAATTCCTCCCAATCCCATCGCGGATTCTCGTCAACCAAGAACATTGCAAAAGAGAAAATCAAGATTCCTCCGTACTATCCGGATCACCCTGTGAGCAGACATGACTGGGCCGGATACTACAATGAGATCAATAAGTTTGATCGGCAAGTCGGTGATATTCTGAAACGTCTTGAGACCGAGGACCTCGCGAAGAACACGATCGTCTGCGTCTTTGCGGACCATGGCAGGCCGATGATTCGCGGAAAGAACTGGCTGTATGACAGTGGAACGCAGATCCCGCTGGTTATCTACTTCCCCGAAGGGATGAAGAAACCCAAGGCGTACCAAGCGGGAAAGACGAACACCGAGCTACTCAGTGCCATCGATCTGGTGGCAGAAACCGTTCTTATGGCCGGCGGCAAGATCCCTGCTTGGATGCAGGGCAGAAGTTTCCTCCGAAAAAACTCCAAACCGCGGAATTACATCCACACCGCTGTCGACCGTATCGGGAATGTCGACACATGCAGCCGAGCTATTCGAAGCGATAGATTCAAATACATCCGGAACTTCAAGACGCCCGGATCGATCAATGAATGCACGACAGCATACCGTCGAGCATCGCATTCGATTTACCACCTGTTGAACATCATGGAAGACAAGAATCTACTGACGCCTGCCCAGGCTCAGCTTCTGAAGCCTCTCGCGGATGAGGAATTGTACGACCTGGTGAATGACCCATACGAAACGGTTAACCTCATCGGCAACAAGGATTTAGAATCAATTCACAACAAGCTCAAAGAACAAATGGCGGAATGGATTGAATTCAGTAAAGACAAAGGCCTTGAAAAAGAGAGCGCCGCCATCGTTGAGCATTTCAGAGAATACGGTAAGACTACAATGAAGAGCAGAGCGAAAAGTATTCAGAAAAGGCGATTGTCAGTCGAAAAGTACTTTGAGTAA
- a CDS encoding arylsulfatase translates to MNKLKCKIKFRVMLVMLVAPIFCSTLAAVDKRSGMTPAKDKPNIIIIMTDDMGFSDLGCYGGEIETPNLDMLANKGVRFTQFYNAGRCCPTRASLLTGLYQHQAGIGGMMGDRGAEWPGFRGHLTERCVTFAEVLKTAGYNTYQTGKWHVGDKKKEWWPLARGFDHSYSCPQGGGFFFKPSSFKEKRQVVRDTEVLYDQKNDPPADWYATDAWTDEGLKFIESEAKENRPFIWYLAHNAPHFPLQAKPQDIAKYRGKFMQGWDKLREQRHKRLIDLGIIDKQWKLSPREKGIPAWDSLSGKEKYQQDLRMASYAAMIDCVDQNVGKIITKLKELNQYDNTLILFLHDNGGCDAGGAMGENTGKGTCGTAKSFAYYGACWANVSNTPFRKYKKYIHEGGISTPLIAHWPEGIAKKLQGKLITEPAHVIDIMASCVDLSGATYPTSFKGHAIIPMEGTSLRPLFEGKSLERNDGLFFEHYGHRGVRRGSWKLVATRQGKWELYDMVSDRTELNDLSSKMPEKVKELSRLYNKWTERCFVQKLKGE, encoded by the coding sequence ATGAATAAACTTAAGTGTAAAATTAAATTTAGAGTGATGCTTGTCATGTTGGTAGCACCAATTTTCTGTAGCACTCTTGCTGCGGTAGACAAGCGAAGTGGAATGACGCCGGCCAAGGATAAACCAAATATTATTATCATTATGACCGATGATATGGGGTTTTCGGATCTCGGCTGCTATGGCGGCGAGATCGAAACACCGAATCTTGATATGTTGGCGAATAAGGGGGTGCGTTTTACCCAGTTCTATAATGCGGGTCGCTGTTGTCCAACCCGTGCCAGTTTGTTGACGGGCTTGTATCAGCACCAGGCGGGTATCGGAGGAATGATGGGGGACCGGGGGGCGGAGTGGCCGGGATTCCGAGGTCATTTGACTGAACGTTGTGTTACCTTTGCTGAAGTTTTGAAGACTGCCGGTTACAATACTTATCAGACGGGCAAATGGCATGTTGGTGACAAGAAAAAGGAGTGGTGGCCCCTCGCACGTGGCTTTGACCATAGCTATAGTTGTCCGCAAGGTGGAGGGTTCTTTTTTAAACCCTCTTCATTCAAAGAAAAACGACAAGTCGTGCGTGACACGGAAGTGCTTTATGATCAGAAGAATGACCCGCCGGCAGATTGGTATGCGACGGATGCCTGGACAGATGAAGGCTTAAAGTTTATTGAGTCGGAAGCGAAGGAAAACAGACCTTTTATCTGGTATCTGGCACATAATGCACCACACTTTCCCTTGCAGGCGAAACCTCAAGATATTGCCAAATACCGCGGAAAATTCATGCAGGGTTGGGACAAGCTACGCGAACAGCGTCATAAGCGTTTAATTGACTTGGGAATCATTGATAAGCAATGGAAACTTTCGCCAAGGGAAAAAGGTATTCCAGCTTGGGACTCTTTATCCGGCAAAGAAAAGTACCAACAGGATCTGCGCATGGCAAGCTATGCCGCAATGATTGATTGCGTCGATCAGAATGTCGGCAAGATCATCACCAAGCTTAAAGAGCTTAATCAATATGATAATACCCTGATACTCTTCCTGCACGACAATGGTGGTTGTGACGCGGGTGGGGCCATGGGTGAAAACACTGGTAAGGGTACCTGCGGGACGGCGAAGTCATTTGCCTATTATGGTGCTTGCTGGGCGAATGTATCCAATACTCCGTTCAGAAAATATAAAAAGTATATTCATGAGGGTGGTATTTCCACGCCACTTATTGCTCATTGGCCAGAAGGTATAGCAAAAAAACTTCAGGGAAAGCTGATAACAGAGCCCGCCCACGTAATTGATATTATGGCAAGCTGTGTTGATCTGTCCGGGGCGACTTATCCCACAAGCTTCAAAGGACATGCGATCATTCCCATGGAAGGAACTAGTTTACGTCCGCTGTTTGAAGGAAAAAGTCTTGAACGTAATGACGGTCTATTTTTTGAACACTATGGTCACCGCGGCGTCCGCAGAGGATCTTGGAAACTGGTGGCAACAAGGCAGGGAAAATGGGAACTCTACGATATGGTGAGTGACCGTACTGAACTGAATGATCTATCCTCAAAAATGCCGGAAAAGGTAAAAGAACTTAGTCGCCTCTACAATAAGTGGACGGAACGCTGTTTTGTCCAAAAGCTGAAAGGGGAATAA
- a CDS encoding DUF1559 domain-containing protein, giving the protein MKRQFTLIELLVVMAIIGILASLLLPSLKSSRERSRRVVCKSNLRQVYTAAFMYHDDSGFFPVGGATVLNNTPWNPNGWSQTETYIRDIIPYLSASNLTSSERPAVLMCPSNSSIAFNSTESTTYIYTGNFQEDESWVMFRGLGRQTTSTTWLDGGPKIPTKRRTFATYDDPSQTTVFADINQFVNNSNKIIRVNHSLQGGNKFKYVSEIYLHSAGGNRNTLDGAVRWIKVNQLGYDRVSNEDAFPNTSGSRKYGAGSHSFYW; this is encoded by the coding sequence ATGAAAAGACAGTTTACATTAATAGAGCTCTTAGTTGTCATGGCAATTATCGGCATACTTGCTTCACTACTGCTTCCATCGCTAAAATCGTCAAGGGAAAGATCTCGTCGAGTTGTCTGCAAAAGTAACCTAAGGCAAGTCTATACAGCGGCATTTATGTATCATGATGATAGTGGCTTTTTTCCTGTGGGTGGTGCGACAGTACTCAACAATACGCCTTGGAATCCCAATGGTTGGTCACAAACAGAGACCTATATTAGAGATATTATTCCCTATCTAAGTGCATCGAATCTAACAAGTTCTGAACGCCCGGCTGTATTAATGTGCCCAAGTAATTCTAGTATTGCTTTTAATTCAACAGAATCAACAACTTACATCTATACTGGGAACTTCCAAGAAGATGAAAGTTGGGTCATGTTTAGGGGTCTAGGTCGTCAAACAACGAGCACGACATGGCTAGACGGAGGTCCTAAAATACCAACGAAAAGAAGAACGTTTGCTACTTACGATGATCCGAGTCAAACCACTGTTTTTGCCGACATAAACCAATTTGTTAATAATAGTAATAAAATAATCAGAGTAAATCACTCTCTACAAGGGGGGAACAAATTTAAATATGTATCAGAGATTTATTTACATTCAGCAGGAGGCAACCGCAATACCTTAGACGGCGCGGTAAGATGGATAAAAGTAAATCAACTGGGTTATGATAGAGTCTCGAATGAAGACGCTTTTCCCAACACTTCTGGAAGTCGAAAATATGGCGCTGGTTCTCATTCTTTTTATTGGTAG